The Vibrio aphrogenes genomic interval TACTCCAATATAGAAGCCTAATTTGACATATTCCATTGCCTGTTGCTTACTTCCTGAAAAAGCGTGAATAACACCACCTTTTTTTAATCGATAACGTTTTAATCGAGCCAAGACTTTATCATGTGCTTTCCGAGCATGAATAATTACCGGTAATTGATATTGAGTCGCTAACTGTAATTGACAATCCAATAACTCATATTGTTTATCGATCATCTCTTGGGTTAATCGCTCTTGGTTGAGCATAAAATCCAAACCACATTCCCCAATTGCCACGCATTTACTATCACGTTGTCTTAATGCGGCCTCTAATTGTTGAGACGCATCCTCGGGATGCTGATCAATAAAATAAGGATGAAAACCAAGAGAATAATAAAGAGCTGGATATTGTTGAGAAAGGGCTTGTATCAGCGGCCAGTTACTGAGACCAACCGCAG includes:
- a CDS encoding TatD family hydrolase, with product MPEYSFIDSHCHFDFPAFSDTQSELLKAHQAGVKRIVIPAVGLSNWPLIQALSQQYPALYYSLGFHPYFIDQHPEDASQQLEAALRQRDSKCVAIGECGLDFMLNQERLTQEMIDKQYELLDCQLQLATQYQLPVIIHARKAHDKVLARLKRYRLKKGGVIHAFSGSKQQAMEYVKLGFYIGVGGVITYSRAKKTRQAIAQLPLESLLLETDAPDMPVSGFQGQPNHPERLIEIFNALCSLRKENKAVIERQIWKNNGVLFGWNL